In Juglans microcarpa x Juglans regia isolate MS1-56 chromosome 4S, Jm3101_v1.0, whole genome shotgun sequence, a single window of DNA contains:
- the LOC121262346 gene encoding leucine-rich repeat receptor-like serine/threonine-protein kinase BAM1, whose translation MQLLLLLLLLLHFHIHPALSGDRIFPEYRALLSVKSSITEDPQSALSTWNASTSHCTWSGVTCQPSRRRVTVLDLSGLNLSGSLSPDLAHLRFLSNLSIASNRFSGAIPAELSSLSALRVLNLSSNGFNGTFPSQLSLLKNLQVLDLYNNNMTGDLPLAVTQMPNLRHLHLGGNFFSGGIPSQYGQWEFLEYLALSGNELQGPIPREIGNLTNLRELYMGYYNMYEGGIPPEIGNLSELVRFDAASCNLSGEIPPEISRLQKLDTLFLQVNALSGPLTVELGNLVSLKSLDLSNNFFTGEIPASFAELKNLTLLNLFRNKLHGAIPEFIGDMPELEVLQLWENNFTRMIPQGLGKNGKLQLLDLSTNKLTGTLPPDMCSGNRLETLISLGNFLFGPIPESLGKCQSLSRIRMGGNFLNGSIPRGLFGLPNLTQVELQNNYLTGEFPDTDSIPASLGQISLSNNRLSGPLPPSIGNFSGVQKLSLDGNKFSGRIPPQIGRLQQLSKLDLSHNEFLGPIAPELSQCKSLTFIDLSRNQLSGEIPNEMTGMRILNYLNISRNHLVGSVPASIATMQSLTSVDFSYNNLSGLVPATGQFSYFNSTSFVGNPDLCGPYLGPCKEGVTNAAGQAHGKGPLSGSLKLLLGIGLLLCSIIFAVAAIFKARSLKKASEARAWKLTAFQRLDFTADDVLDCLKEDNIIGKGGAGIVYKGSMPNGEHVAVKRLPVMSRGSSHDHGFNAEIQTLGKIRHRHIVRLLGFCSNHETNLLVYEYMPNGSLGEVLHGKKGGHLLWDTRYKIAVEAAKGLCYLHHDCSPLIVHRDVKSNNILLDSGFEAHVADFGLAKFLQDSGTSECMSAIAGSYGYIAPEYAYTLKVDEKSDVYSFGVVLLELVTGRKPVGEFGDGVDIVQWVRKITDSKKEGVIKILDPRLPSVPLQELMHVFYVAMMCVEEQAVERPTMREVVQILTELPKPPSSKQGESTYNNIITELSPPPPGTALHSPTTTTTIDSNDSQHAPPQSPPPDLLSI comes from the exons atgcaacTCCTCCTTTTGCTTCTCCTTCTGCTCCACTTCCACATACATCCGGCCCTCTCAGGAGACCGCATCTTCCCGGAATACAGAGCCCTCCTCTCCGTCAAGTCCTCCATCACCGAAGACCCACAATCAGCTCTTTCTACCTGGAACGCCTCCACCAGCCACTGCACCTGGTCGGGTGTCACATGTCAACCCTCACGTCGCCGGGTGACCGTCCTCGACCTCTCCGGCCTTAACCTCTCTGGTAGTCTTTCCCCGGACCTGGCTCACCTCCGTTTCCTCTCCAACCTTTCCATCGCATCCAATCGGTTCTCCGGGGCCATCCCCGCCGAGCTCTCTTCTCTCTCCGCCCTCCGCGTCCTCAATCTCTCCAGCAATGGCTTCAACGGCACCTTCCCATCCCAGCTCTCCCTTCTCAAGAACCTTCAGGTGTTGGATCTCTACAACAACAACATGACCGGTGACTTGCCCTTGGCCGTCACTCAAATGCCCAACTTACGCCATTTGCATCTCGGTGGTAACTTCTTCTCGGGTGGGATCCCGTCCCAGTACGGGCAATGGGAGTTCCTGGAATACTTGGCTTTATCCGGTAACGAGCTCCAAGGTCCTATACCGCGAGAGATCGGAAACTTGACCAACCTCAGGGAGCTCTACATGGGATACTACAATATGTACGAAGGTGGCATACCCCCGGAGATCGGGAACCTATCGGAACTAGTTCGTTTCGACGCCGCCAGCTGTAACTTATCTGGTGAGATACCACCAGAGATTAGCAGGCTCCAGAAGCTTGACACTCTATTTTTGCAAGTAAATGCGCTCTCCGGGCCTTTAACCGTCGAGCTTGGGAACTTGGTGAGCTTGAAATCCTTGGACTTGTCGAATAACTTTTTTACAGGAGAGATTCCAGCGTCGTTTGCCGAGCTAAAGAACTTGACGCTGCTGAACTTGTTTAGAAACAAACTCCACGGCGCAATTCCTGAGTTTATTGGTGACATGCCGGAGCTGGAGGTGTTACAGTTGTGGGAGAACAACTTTACAAGGATGATTCCTCAGGGGCTGGGAAAGAACGGGAAGCTTCAGCTTCTCGATCTCTCAACGAATAAACTGACTGGGACTCTGCCTCCAGATATGTGTTCTGGGAATCGTCTTGAGACTCTGATTTCTTTGGGGAATTTCTTGTTCGGTCCAATCCCGGAATCACTCGGGAAATGCCAATCGCTGAGTCGGATCCGAATGGGGGGCAACTTTCTCAACGGTTCAATACCAAGAGGGCTTTTCGGGTTACCCAATCTGACCCAAGTGGAGCTGCAGAATAACTATCTTACAGGGGAGTTTCCGGATACGGATTCGATCCCGGCGAGTCTTGGCCAGATCAGCCTCTCCAACAACCGGCTTTCCGGGCCGTTACCTCCAAGTATTGGCAACTTCTCCGGTGTTCAGAAGCTTTCCCTCGATGGTAATAAGTTCTCAGGTCGAATCCCACCCCAAATTGGGAGGTTACAGCAACTTTCGAAGCTGGACCTCAGCCACAACGAATTCTTGGGCCCCATTGCTCCCGAACTCAGCCAATGCAAGTCGTTGACATTCATCGATCTTAGCCGAAACCAGCTCTCCGGCGAGATACCGAACGAGATGACTGGTATGAGGATTCTAAATTACCTGAACATTTCGAGAAACCATCTGGTTGGTAGCGTTCCTGCTTCAATAGCGACTATGCAAAGCTTGACCTctgttgatttttcttataacaaCCTCTCTGGTTTGGTTCCGGCCACTGGCCAATTCAGCTACTTCAACTCCACGTCGTTTGTGGGCAACCCTGACCTCTGCGGTCCTTATTTGGGTCCTTGCAAGGAAGGGGTCACCAATGCTGCCGGCCAGGCGCACGGGAAAGGTCCCCTCTCTGGTTCTTTGAAGCTACTGCTTGGGATTGGGTTGCTTCTTTGTTCGATTATCTTCGCAGTGGCGGCAATCTTCAAAGCCCGGTCGTTGAAGAAGGCCAGCGAGGCTCGCGCGTGGAAACTGACCGCATTCCAACGGTTGGACTTCACGGCCGATGATGTTTTGGATTGCTTGAAGGAGGATAACATTATAGGCAAAGGTGGTGCTGGTATCGTGTACAAGGGATCGATGCCTAATGGTGAACATGTCGCCGTGAAAAGACTACCGGTAATGAGCAGGGGTTCTTCCCATGACCATGGATTCAATGCGGAGATTCAGACCCTGGGAAAAATTAGGCACCGTCACATTGTGAGATTACTGGGTTTCTGCTCAAACCACGAGACCAATCTTCTGGTTTATGAGTATATGCCAAATGGGAGCTTGGGTGAAGTTCTTCACGGCAAGAAAGGGGGTCATTTGCTCTGGGATACTAGGTATAAGATTGCCGTGGAGGCTGCAAAGGGTCTTTGCTATCTTCACCACGACTGCTCGCCACTCATCGTCCATCGAGACGTGAAATCAAACAACATTCTGCTCGACTCCGGTTTCGAAGCACATGTTGCTGACTTCGGCCTGGCCAAGTTTCTGCAAGATTCGGGCACTTCCGAGTGCATGTCTGCAATTGCTGGCTCCTACGGATACATAGCCCCAG AGTATGCCTATACTCTTAAGGTCGATGAAAAGAGCGATGTCTACAGCTTTGGTGTGGTTCTCTTAGAACTGGTTACAGGCAGGAAACCAGTTGGGGAATTCGGGGATGGTGTGGACATAGTCCAATGGGTTCGAAAGATCACAGACTCAAAAAAGGAGGGAGTCATCAAAATTCTCGACCCAAGGCTACCCTCAGTTCCTCTACAAGAACTGATGCACGTATTCTATGTTGCAATGATGTGTGTTGAAGAGCAGGCAGTGGAGCGCCCAACAATGCGCGAAGTGGTTCAGATCCTAACCGAGCTTCCAAAACCACCGAGCTCTAAACAGGGAGAGtcaacatataataacataatcaCAGAAttatcaccaccaccaccaggcACTGCCCTACACTCTCCGACCACCACAACAACCATAGACTCGAACGACAGCCAACATGCACCACCTCAATCACCACCACCCGATCTGCTAAGCATTTGA